A single region of the Paramicrobacterium fandaimingii genome encodes:
- the ftsW gene encoding putative lipid II flippase FtsW: MTNQTSLTEPAAKRRGFTSARISLGKIDRAVPSNFVLLLGVTLFLVVFGLIMVASSSTIDSYLDSQGFFGGFWKQATYAAIGVPLMLILSRLPISFWKAWAWPAIIVAIVLQMLVFTPLGIEDGGNRNWIAIGPVSGQPSELVKVALVIWLATVLARKQPLLGKWYHVLIPVLPIAGLAIGLVLLGHDLGTVSIMAGIVLGALFFANVKLRFLAVPVLGGAALLAVMALTSENRMRRITSFLDAQCTDYEGLCWQPLHGTWALAGGGIFGRGLGNSHEKWAWLPAASNDYIFAIIGEELGLIGCVVLLALFVVMVIVFVRIMRSASDPFTRIATGTVMVWIIGQAFVNIGVVLRVFPVLGVPLPFISAGGTALLTGMMAIGVVLSCARHDDASLARAKAGQ, from the coding sequence ATGACCAATCAGACGAGCCTCACCGAACCGGCAGCTAAGCGACGAGGCTTCACGTCCGCACGCATATCGCTGGGCAAGATCGATAGGGCAGTCCCCTCGAATTTTGTGCTTCTGCTCGGAGTGACGCTCTTTCTCGTTGTCTTCGGGCTGATCATGGTCGCCTCGTCGTCGACAATCGATTCCTACCTCGACTCCCAAGGATTCTTTGGCGGTTTCTGGAAGCAGGCGACGTACGCGGCCATCGGCGTTCCGCTCATGCTCATTCTGAGCAGGCTTCCGATTTCGTTCTGGAAAGCCTGGGCATGGCCCGCGATCATCGTCGCCATCGTTCTGCAGATGCTCGTCTTCACTCCGCTGGGAATCGAAGATGGCGGAAACCGAAACTGGATCGCTATCGGGCCCGTCAGCGGCCAGCCGTCTGAGCTCGTCAAGGTCGCCCTCGTGATCTGGCTTGCCACGGTTCTCGCACGCAAGCAGCCTCTTCTCGGCAAGTGGTACCACGTGCTCATTCCCGTGCTTCCCATCGCGGGGCTCGCCATCGGACTCGTTCTGCTCGGCCACGACCTCGGCACGGTGAGCATTATGGCGGGAATCGTGCTCGGCGCTCTGTTCTTTGCAAATGTCAAACTGCGCTTTCTCGCGGTTCCCGTGCTCGGTGGGGCAGCCCTGCTTGCCGTCATGGCGCTGACAAGCGAGAACCGGATGCGGCGCATCACCTCGTTTCTCGACGCTCAGTGCACCGATTACGAAGGCCTGTGCTGGCAGCCGCTGCATGGCACGTGGGCATTGGCCGGCGGCGGGATCTTCGGCCGAGGTCTGGGCAACTCGCACGAGAAATGGGCGTGGCTTCCCGCGGCATCCAATGACTACATCTTCGCGATCATCGGCGAAGAGCTCGGACTCATCGGGTGCGTTGTGCTGCTCGCTCTCTTCGTCGTGATGGTGATTGTGTTCGTGCGCATCATGCGGTCAGCCAGCGATCCGTTTACCCGCATTGCCACGGGTACAGTAATGGTTTGGATCATCGGGCAGGCATTCGTGAACATCGGAGTCGTGCTTCGGGTGTTCCCCGTGCTTGGAGTCCCTCTACCGTTCATCTCGGCAGGAGGAACAGCCCTGCTCACGGGAATGATGGCGATTGGCGTTGTGCTTTCGTGCGCACGCCATGACGATGCGAGCCTTGCTCGCGCGAAGGCGGGACAATGA
- a CDS encoding UDP-N-acetylglucosamine--N-acetylmuramyl-(pentapeptide) pyrophosphoryl-undecaprenol N-acetylglucosamine transferase — protein sequence MTRYLLAGGGTAGHVNPLLATADALRAREPDAEVVVLGTKEGLEARLVPERGYELVTIPKVPFPRRINGAAMRFPGLFRQARAQTVRLIADRSIDVVVGFGGYASTPAYVASKKAKVPLVVHEANARPGLANRLGTRYTTFVGVAFHGTRLKNARFVGMPLRSEIEQIDIDAARREGIARFDLDPDRRTLLVTGGSQGARRLNSTVIDTAATIIGNGWQIIHLVGGKADVADPGIEHYHMMRYCDRMDLALAVADFAVSRAGAATVSELTAVGVPTVYVPYPVGNGEQRLNAADVVGANGALLIADALFVPDWVNTTLIPLLNDRVRLHDMAVQSRHIGSREGSQRMLQLIDDALDN from the coding sequence ATGACTCGATATCTGCTGGCCGGAGGTGGGACAGCCGGGCACGTGAATCCGCTTCTCGCGACCGCTGACGCTCTTCGCGCCCGCGAGCCCGACGCCGAGGTCGTCGTGCTCGGAACGAAAGAAGGACTCGAAGCGCGGCTGGTTCCCGAGAGAGGCTATGAACTCGTCACCATCCCGAAGGTCCCGTTTCCCCGCCGCATCAACGGTGCAGCAATGCGATTTCCCGGACTTTTTCGCCAGGCGCGCGCGCAGACCGTTCGGCTGATCGCCGATCGGTCGATCGACGTCGTTGTCGGCTTCGGCGGGTATGCGTCGACGCCAGCCTACGTCGCCTCCAAGAAGGCGAAAGTGCCTCTCGTCGTCCATGAGGCGAATGCGCGCCCAGGGCTCGCGAACCGGCTGGGCACTCGCTACACGACGTTCGTCGGCGTGGCCTTTCATGGAACCCGACTGAAGAACGCGCGCTTTGTCGGCATGCCGTTGCGCTCCGAGATCGAACAGATCGACATTGACGCGGCGCGGCGCGAGGGAATCGCGCGATTCGATCTCGACCCCGATCGGAGGACGCTTCTCGTCACAGGGGGCTCCCAGGGGGCTCGGCGATTGAACTCGACGGTGATCGACACCGCAGCGACGATCATCGGCAACGGCTGGCAGATCATCCATCTCGTCGGAGGCAAGGCAGACGTCGCCGATCCGGGCATCGAGCACTACCACATGATGCGATACTGCGATCGCATGGATCTGGCTCTCGCCGTCGCCGATTTTGCCGTGTCGCGTGCCGGGGCGGCAACGGTATCTGAGCTCACCGCCGTCGGCGTTCCCACCGTGTACGTTCCGTATCCCGTCGGCAATGGAGAGCAGAGGCTCAATGCCGCAGACGTCGTCGGTGCAAACGGTGCGCTGCTCATCGCCGATGCCCTCTTCGTTCCCGACTGGGTAAACACCACTCTGATTCCGCTGCTGAACGATCGTGTGCGGCTTCACGACATGGCTGTGCAGAGCCGACACATCGGTTCACGTGAAGGCTCACAGCGTATGCTTCAGCTGATCGACGACGCCCTCGACAACTGA
- the murC gene encoding UDP-N-acetylmuramate--L-alanine ligase has protein sequence MIKPDLTAPVPENIQSIHFVGIGGSGMSGIARLFLARGSVVSGSDRGESATVDQLRALGARVHIGHDAAHLGAVDAVVVTSALWPENPELVAANERGIPVLHRSQALAWLVAESRLVSVAGAHGKTTSTGMIVTGLLGLGADPSFVNGGVIESLGVSSAPGTDNLFVVEADESDGSFLLYNTAVALITNVDPDHLDHYGSLESFVSAFVEFADKARELVVISADDPGARDVRSRLTHQNVVTFGQSPQADVRVTEVSESGPLTFTLEFDGSRYPASLSVPGLHNAINAAGAFAVLTGLGWDPASVIDAVSRFGGTKRRFERHDVVGGVSVYDDYAHHPTEVAAALTAARSVVGEGRIIAVHQPHLYSRTQAFAGEFAETLETHADHTIVLDVCGAREDPIPGVTGAIVSERFHDPSNVDYVPDWAEAAARTAEIAKEGDFVVTLGCGDVNLIIPQLLSSLKRVRGQGG, from the coding sequence GTGATCAAGCCAGATCTCACCGCTCCCGTTCCCGAGAACATCCAGTCCATCCACTTCGTCGGCATCGGAGGATCGGGGATGAGCGGAATCGCGCGGTTGTTTCTTGCGCGGGGGAGCGTCGTCTCGGGCTCCGACCGCGGTGAGTCAGCCACCGTCGATCAGCTCCGTGCGCTCGGCGCCAGGGTGCACATCGGGCACGACGCCGCGCATCTCGGAGCGGTCGACGCCGTTGTGGTGACGAGCGCGCTCTGGCCAGAGAACCCGGAGCTCGTCGCAGCCAACGAGCGGGGAATTCCGGTTCTGCACCGTTCGCAGGCGCTCGCGTGGCTCGTCGCAGAATCTCGGCTCGTGTCGGTCGCCGGTGCTCACGGCAAGACGACGTCGACGGGCATGATCGTGACCGGGCTCCTCGGGCTCGGAGCAGACCCGAGCTTCGTCAACGGCGGGGTCATCGAATCCCTCGGCGTCAGCTCGGCTCCCGGAACAGACAATCTCTTCGTTGTCGAGGCCGACGAATCTGATGGTTCGTTCCTGCTCTACAACACTGCTGTCGCGCTGATCACCAACGTCGATCCCGACCACCTCGATCACTACGGTTCGCTGGAGAGCTTCGTCTCGGCCTTCGTTGAGTTCGCAGACAAGGCACGCGAGCTCGTCGTCATCTCGGCGGACGACCCCGGAGCACGCGACGTTCGCTCGCGACTGACGCACCAGAACGTCGTGACGTTCGGGCAGTCGCCGCAGGCGGACGTTCGCGTCACAGAGGTCAGCGAAAGCGGGCCTCTGACATTCACACTTGAGTTCGACGGTTCCCGCTACCCGGCATCCTTGTCTGTTCCAGGCCTGCACAACGCGATAAACGCGGCGGGTGCATTTGCCGTTCTCACCGGGCTGGGCTGGGACCCGGCGAGCGTTATCGACGCCGTGAGCAGATTCGGCGGTACGAAGCGCCGATTTGAACGTCACGACGTCGTCGGCGGCGTCAGTGTGTATGACGACTACGCCCACCACCCAACGGAGGTCGCGGCTGCGCTGACGGCGGCCCGAAGCGTCGTCGGCGAGGGGCGGATCATCGCGGTGCACCAACCGCATCTTTACAGTCGCACGCAGGCCTTCGCCGGTGAGTTCGCCGAGACGCTCGAGACGCATGCCGACCACACGATCGTTCTCGACGTGTGCGGCGCCCGAGAAGATCCGATCCCCGGTGTGACAGGGGCAATCGTGTCTGAACGCTTTCACGACCCGTCGAACGTGGATTACGTCCCTGACTGGGCTGAGGCGGCTGCGCGCACGGCAGAGATCGCGAAGGAGGGCGACTTCGTCGTCACCCTCGGCTGTGGTGACGTCAATCTGATCATTCCGCAGCTGCTCTCGTCGCTCAAACGCGTGCGCGGGCAGGGAGGGTGA
- a CDS encoding FtsQ-type POTRA domain-containing protein, producing the protein MKRPGGFTPQQQPDEEKPSAADDPAPVSFLGRFRGKETEFDDASADRENARPDGENDAVADAHETRTWSTWSLRRAIRERKRVERSEVRRFTARQRRRRRNTWISLGAIVAVAIGAVATAYSPVMAVREITVEGAKLVNSDGIVTDLQSQIGTPLPLVDGRAIKAALVKYPLIQSYTVEAVPPSTLIVRLVEREPLGLVDSGTGFALVDAAGVTLRTSEKRIDGFPVIDTVSDPESRGFQAAVSVLRALPEKIRSVVDTVSASTRDDVVLVFADSGAQVRWGSAEDSALKARALTELMSAYPPEGVALYDVSSAENVVVKPR; encoded by the coding sequence GTGAAGCGTCCAGGCGGATTCACTCCTCAGCAGCAGCCGGATGAGGAGAAGCCGTCCGCCGCCGACGATCCGGCACCCGTATCGTTCCTCGGCCGTTTTCGAGGGAAAGAAACCGAGTTCGACGACGCGTCCGCCGACCGTGAGAACGCGCGGCCCGACGGAGAGAACGACGCCGTTGCAGATGCCCACGAAACCAGAACGTGGAGCACCTGGTCGCTTCGCCGGGCCATACGTGAGAGAAAGCGCGTCGAGCGCTCTGAAGTTCGCCGATTCACGGCGCGCCAGCGCCGTCGCCGCCGGAACACCTGGATCTCGCTCGGCGCGATCGTCGCCGTCGCCATCGGGGCCGTTGCCACGGCGTACTCACCGGTTATGGCTGTGCGCGAGATCACCGTGGAGGGCGCAAAGCTCGTCAACAGCGATGGCATCGTCACTGATCTTCAATCGCAGATCGGCACTCCGCTTCCGCTCGTCGACGGGCGAGCGATCAAGGCTGCGCTTGTGAAGTATCCGCTGATCCAGAGTTACACGGTGGAGGCGGTTCCTCCGTCCACCCTCATCGTGCGTCTCGTCGAGCGTGAGCCGCTTGGTCTGGTGGACTCGGGCACGGGCTTTGCGCTTGTTGATGCAGCTGGGGTGACGCTTCGCACGTCTGAAAAGCGGATCGACGGATTTCCGGTCATCGATACGGTTTCCGATCCAGAGAGTCGCGGATTTCAGGCGGCAGTCTCCGTGCTGCGCGCGCTTCCCGAGAAGATCCGCTCCGTCGTTGACACGGTATCGGCGTCCACGCGCGACGACGTCGTTCTCGTGTTTGCCGACAGCGGGGCTCAGGTGCGGTGGGGGAGCGCTGAGGACTCGGCGCTGAAAGCGCGAGCTCTCACCGAACTCATGAGCGCGTACCCGCCAGAGGGCGTGGCGCTCTACGACGTGTCGAGCGCCGAGAACGTCGTTGTGAAACCACGCTGA
- the ftsZ gene encoding cell division protein FtsZ produces MTTNQNYLAVIKVVGIGGGGVNAVNRMIELGLRGVEFIAINTDAQALLMSDADVKLDVGREITRGLGAGADPEVGRRAAEDHAEEIEEALAGADMVFVTAGEGGGTGTGGAPVVARIAKSIGALTIGVVTKPFSFEGRRRQQQAELGVASLKEEVDTLIVVPNDRLLEISDRGISMLEAFSTADQVLLAGVQGITDLITTPGLINLDFADVKSVMQGAGSALMGIGSSRGADRSIKAAELAVASPLLEASIEGAHGVLLSIQGGSNLGIFEINDAARLVQEAVHPEANIIFGAVIDDTLGDEVRVTVIAAGFDGGEPPARQVEPRKDAVITTGGVMSSASESDTDNADDAVSVDASPEPEPERKPWTPPRAPQHVPASTSVDASFSDEDELDIPDFLK; encoded by the coding sequence GTGACTACAAACCAGAACTACCTCGCAGTGATCAAGGTGGTCGGCATCGGGGGCGGCGGCGTCAATGCCGTCAACCGGATGATCGAACTCGGGCTGCGAGGCGTTGAATTCATCGCCATCAACACAGACGCACAAGCGCTGCTCATGAGCGACGCCGACGTCAAGCTCGATGTCGGTCGCGAGATCACCCGAGGGCTCGGCGCAGGTGCCGATCCCGAGGTTGGCCGTCGTGCCGCTGAAGATCATGCTGAAGAGATCGAGGAAGCCCTTGCCGGCGCCGACATGGTCTTTGTGACCGCGGGAGAGGGCGGTGGCACCGGAACAGGCGGAGCTCCCGTCGTCGCGCGCATCGCAAAGTCGATCGGAGCACTCACGATCGGTGTCGTCACAAAGCCATTCAGCTTTGAGGGACGCCGTCGTCAGCAGCAGGCAGAGCTGGGCGTCGCCTCGCTGAAAGAAGAAGTCGACACGCTCATCGTCGTGCCGAACGACCGGCTTCTCGAGATCAGCGACCGCGGCATCAGCATGCTTGAAGCGTTTTCGACGGCAGATCAGGTTCTTCTCGCCGGCGTGCAGGGAATCACCGATCTGATCACGACGCCTGGCCTCATCAACCTCGACTTCGCCGACGTCAAGTCGGTGATGCAGGGCGCAGGGTCTGCGCTCATGGGAATCGGCTCGTCCCGCGGTGCCGATCGATCGATCAAGGCAGCAGAGCTTGCCGTCGCTTCTCCGCTGCTCGAGGCGAGCATCGAAGGTGCGCACGGCGTGCTTCTCTCGATTCAGGGCGGATCGAATCTTGGAATCTTCGAGATCAATGATGCGGCCCGACTCGTGCAGGAGGCGGTGCACCCCGAGGCAAACATCATCTTCGGTGCCGTCATCGACGACACGCTGGGCGACGAAGTGCGCGTCACGGTGATCGCTGCCGGTTTCGACGGGGGAGAGCCGCCCGCGCGCCAGGTCGAGCCGAGGAAGGATGCTGTCATCACGACCGGCGGCGTCATGTCGTCGGCTTCTGAGTCCGACACTGACAATGCCGACGACGCGGTGTCTGTCGATGCGTCTCCCGAGCCTGAGCCGGAGCGTAAGCCGTGGACGCCTCCGCGTGCCCCGCAGCACGTTCCGGCCTCCACATCGGTCGACGCGTCGTTCTCAGACGAAGACGAACTCGACATCCCCGATTTCCTGAAGTAA
- a CDS encoding cell division protein SepF, which translates to MSNPLKKTMMYLGLADEELEYEEQAQAQQAAPAQSAQATASAQPSAPHRAAPVTPLRRPAAVKQAAPAELSEILTVHPKQYRDAQSIAESFREGIPVIINLSQMSDGDARRLIDFASGLSQGLYGKIERVTSKVFLLSPSHVSISGESDQKTESDATFFAQQ; encoded by the coding sequence ATGTCGAACCCCCTGAAGAAGACCATGATGTACCTCGGGCTCGCTGACGAAGAGCTTGAGTACGAGGAGCAGGCTCAGGCTCAGCAGGCCGCTCCCGCACAGTCTGCGCAGGCCACGGCATCAGCGCAGCCTTCGGCTCCGCATCGCGCCGCGCCGGTGACGCCTCTGCGGCGACCCGCAGCCGTGAAGCAGGCGGCACCCGCCGAGCTCAGCGAGATTCTGACTGTTCACCCAAAGCAGTATCGGGATGCCCAGTCAATTGCCGAGAGCTTCCGCGAGGGCATTCCGGTGATCATCAATCTGTCTCAGATGAGTGACGGCGATGCTCGTCGACTCATTGACTTCGCGAGCGGGCTTTCTCAGGGGCTCTACGGCAAGATCGAGCGCGTTACCTCGAAGGTATTTCTGCTGTCGCCGTCGCACGTTTCCATCTCGGGCGAGAGCGATCAGAAGACCGAGTCAGACGCCACGTTCTTCGCTCAGCAATAA
- a CDS encoding YggT family protein produces MSSVISLIGSILYLVLLLYFFVMWGRFILDLMRTFNRAWRPRGAGLVAAEFVYSLTDPPVNFFRRVLPPVRLGSVALDFGWTITMLCVIVAMFIVGFL; encoded by the coding sequence GTGAGTTCCGTCATTTCTCTGATCGGCAGCATCCTCTATCTCGTGCTGCTCCTGTACTTTTTCGTGATGTGGGGTCGTTTCATTCTCGACCTCATGCGCACGTTCAACCGTGCCTGGCGACCCCGGGGGGCGGGGCTCGTCGCCGCGGAGTTCGTGTACTCGCTCACGGATCCGCCCGTGAACTTCTTCCGGCGAGTGCTGCCTCCGGTTCGTCTTGGATCTGTCGCGCTCGACTTCGGATGGACGATCACAATGCTCTGCGTGATCGTGGCGATGTTCATCGTCGGCTTCCTCTAG
- a CDS encoding DivIVA domain-containing protein gives MALTPEDVVNKQFQQTKFREGYDQDEVDDFLDEVVVELRRLIQENQDLKEQVSQADSSSSTSSQSDSSSSFVAQQPAEAAPVATPVPAAPAAKTEPEAPAVASAESSDGDSESSNSLLVLARRLHDEHVREGSEKRDQLIAEGHATAARVVSEAEAKQREELSKLETAKSGLEKKIDELRQFESEYRQNLRSYIEGHLKDLDKASPSSGSSKLSESTSH, from the coding sequence ATGGCGCTCACTCCGGAAGACGTAGTCAACAAGCAGTTTCAGCAGACAAAGTTTCGCGAGGGGTACGACCAGGACGAGGTCGACGATTTCCTTGACGAGGTCGTTGTCGAGCTGCGCCGCCTGATCCAGGAGAATCAGGATCTCAAGGAGCAGGTCTCACAGGCTGACTCAAGCTCAAGCACGTCAAGCCAGAGCGATTCCTCATCGAGCTTTGTCGCGCAGCAGCCTGCGGAAGCCGCGCCTGTCGCGACTCCTGTGCCTGCCGCACCAGCGGCGAAGACCGAGCCAGAGGCTCCGGCAGTGGCGTCGGCCGAATCGTCAGACGGCGACTCCGAGAGCTCGAACAGCCTCCTCGTGCTGGCCCGTCGCCTGCACGACGAGCACGTGCGCGAGGGTTCAGAGAAGCGCGACCAACTCATCGCAGAGGGCCACGCAACGGCCGCTCGCGTCGTTTCCGAGGCCGAGGCCAAGCAGCGTGAAGAGCTGTCGAAGCTCGAGACGGCAAAGTCGGGTCTCGAGAAGAAGATCGACGAGCTCCGCCAGTTCGAGAGCGAGTACCGCCAGAACCTGCGCAGCTACATCGAGGGCCACCTCAAGGACCTCGACAAGGCAAGCCCGTCGAGCGGCTCCTCGAAGCTCTCTGAGTCGACAAGCCACTAG
- the lspA gene encoding signal peptidase II gives MPESPSRTATVRALSVLLTVAVLWVGLDQLTKYLVVTHMQENERIAVFGDALQLLFVRNPGAAFSFASGATWIFSLLATGVVIAIIVMARRIHSVRWGLVFGLLLGGVLGNLLDRLFREPSFGLGHVVDFISTPWMMPAIYNVADIGICVAMALFVLLTILGVGLDGKRAPKQASETDASDNDAGDVPGDLVDHETVVNDSADGDVADENPSTQKGS, from the coding sequence TTGCCCGAATCACCTTCTCGCACAGCCACGGTCCGCGCGCTCAGCGTGCTTCTGACCGTGGCTGTGCTGTGGGTGGGCCTCGATCAGCTCACCAAGTACCTCGTCGTCACGCACATGCAGGAAAACGAACGCATCGCCGTTTTCGGCGATGCCCTCCAACTTCTGTTCGTGCGCAATCCAGGTGCCGCCTTCTCGTTCGCGTCGGGGGCAACGTGGATCTTCTCTCTTCTTGCCACCGGCGTCGTCATTGCGATCATTGTGATGGCCCGCCGCATCCATTCCGTTCGCTGGGGTCTCGTGTTCGGACTTCTGCTTGGCGGTGTTCTCGGCAATCTTCTTGATCGACTTTTTCGTGAGCCGTCATTCGGCCTCGGCCATGTCGTTGACTTCATCTCCACTCCATGGATGATGCCAGCGATTTACAACGTCGCCGACATCGGCATCTGTGTGGCGATGGCGCTCTTCGTCCTCCTGACCATCCTCGGTGTCGGGCTCGACGGCAAACGTGCGCCCAAGCAGGCGTCCGAGACGGATGCATCCGACAACGACGCGGGCGATGTCCCCGGCGATCTCGTTGACCACGAGACGGTGGTGAACGACTCTGCAGACGGCGATGTCGCCGATGAGAACCCGAGCACGCAGAAGGGCAGCTGA
- a CDS encoding RluA family pseudouridine synthase codes for MESRSLPVPDGLVGTRADAGIAKLLGFSRSFAAEVIEAGGVELDGRVLQKSDRLTAEAWLAVSWTPRHEPVIEAIAVEDLAIVHDDDDIVVVNKPTGVAAHPSVGWTGPTVLGALAAAGYTIATSGQSERAGIVHRLDVGTSGLMVVAKTERAYTALKRAFHDREVEKIYNAVVQGHPDPFTGTIEAPIGRHPKHDWKFAVTADGKPSVTHYSTREAFPYASLLEVRLETGRTHQIRVHMAAVKHPCVGDPLYGSDPRLAERLGLTRQWLQAVQLSFSHPATGEWVTYSAEYPPDLQHALDVLGRD; via the coding sequence ATGGAGTCACGCAGTCTGCCCGTGCCCGACGGACTTGTCGGCACGCGAGCGGATGCCGGCATCGCGAAGCTCCTCGGCTTTTCACGCTCGTTTGCCGCCGAGGTGATCGAGGCAGGAGGCGTCGAGCTCGACGGACGCGTGCTGCAAAAATCCGATCGGCTCACGGCTGAGGCGTGGCTTGCGGTGTCGTGGACGCCGCGCCACGAGCCAGTGATCGAGGCGATCGCCGTCGAAGACCTGGCCATCGTTCACGACGACGACGACATCGTCGTCGTGAACAAGCCGACGGGCGTCGCGGCGCATCCGTCTGTGGGGTGGACCGGCCCGACGGTGCTCGGGGCGCTTGCGGCCGCCGGCTACACGATTGCGACGTCCGGGCAGTCGGAGCGAGCCGGCATCGTGCATCGTCTCGATGTCGGCACGAGCGGCCTCATGGTTGTTGCGAAGACGGAACGCGCATACACGGCGCTCAAGCGCGCGTTCCATGACCGCGAAGTCGAGAAGATCTACAACGCCGTCGTGCAAGGGCATCCCGACCCGTTCACCGGGACGATCGAAGCGCCCATTGGCCGGCATCCGAAGCATGACTGGAAGTTTGCCGTCACGGCGGACGGCAAGCCGTCGGTCACGCACTACTCGACCCGTGAGGCCTTCCCCTACGCCAGCCTGCTCGAGGTGCGACTCGAGACGGGACGCACGCATCAGATCCGTGTGCACATGGCCGCCGTGAAGCATCCCTGCGTCGGAGATCCCCTCTACGGCTCCGACCCGCGGCTGGCTGAGAGGCTTGGACTCACCAGGCAATGGCTGCAGGCAGTGCAGCTGTCGTTCTCACATCCCGCCACGGGAGAGTGGGTTACCTACTCGGCCGAGTACCCGCCAGACCTGCAGCACGCGCTGGATGTCCTTGGCCGGGATTAG